In Helianthus annuus cultivar XRQ/B chromosome 3, HanXRQr2.0-SUNRISE, whole genome shotgun sequence, a single window of DNA contains:
- the LOC110932142 gene encoding uncharacterized protein LOC110932142 has product MTPSLLFHFFIFFIVFTLKAFSTSSISYSEHCHSYAPEATPTNRILTGFSLLERITSNYTGGQNILDQDPQWRRSIFFQATHNIFKTNVVDTYKMQARLSFFPSYAGYPSNVTDIKSNNTRKMLVFYLDGFWSVSTSKLCMVGSARGSTKEGNPLKLNVVLKLKFAQRINLNNSLVSGILESLASPKDLDYFDPISMMGFPRVDPFRYSYTLQDSVANMKSLDVCLIFEQRFTTYKLEYSSNCKNCSLFGQDNGYLPTFMSLYGIQCSRQNNEIRFLVEFQDRRFTAYDQSFRPDISLIGEGTWNGREDELCIVACHILNQSDPLGSAHVGDCSIRLTLWFPDVRSITKTHTTKGQIWTTKLTDDLGSFRMAKFQSFDHS; this is encoded by the coding sequence ATGACTCCTTCACTCTTATTCCATtttttcatcttcttcattgTCTTTACTTTAAAAGCCTTTTCTACATCTTCAATCTCCTACTCCGAACATTGTCATTCTTATGCACCCGAAGCCACTCCTACTAATAGAATCCTCACGGGATTCTCGTTACTAGAACGTATAACTAGCAATTACACAGGCGGTCAAAACATTCTTGATCAAGATCCCCAATGGCGACGGTCCATCTTCTTTCAAGCCACGCATAACATATTCAAGACAAACGTTGTTGACACATACAAAATGCAGGCCCGGTTAAGTTTCTTTCCATCATATGCAGGTTATCCCTCCAATGTTACTGATATCAAGTCTAATAATACACGGAAAATGTTAGTGTTTTATCTAGATGGGTTCTGGTCAGTGTCTACAAGTAAGCTTTGTATGGTCGGATCAGCTCGTGGGTCAACAAAAGAAGGTAATCCACTTAAACTAAATGTTGTTCTTAAGCTTAAATTCGCTCAACGCATAAATTTGAATAACAGTTTAGTGAGTGGAATCTTGGAGAGTTTAGCTTCTCCTAAAGATCTCGATTACTTTGACCCAATTTCGATGATGGGATTTCCTCGAGTGGATCCATTTAGATACAGCTATACACTGCAAGATTCAGTAGCTAATATGAAATCTCTTGATGTATGCTTGATTTTCGAGCAAAGATTCACAACTTACAAGTTGGAGTATTCAAGTAATTGTAAAAATTGTTCTTTATTTGGTCAAGATAATGGCTACTTGCCTACTTTCATGTCATTGTACGGGATTCAATGTTCTCGGCAAAACAATGAAATTCGTTTTCTAGTAGAATTTCAAGACAGAAGGTTTACTGCATATGATCAATCTTTCCGACCCGACATATCATTAATTGGAGAAGGAACTTGGAATGGTAGAGAAGATGAGTTATGCATTGTTGCTTGTCATATCTTGAACCAAAGTGATCCTTTGGGCAGTGCCCATGTTGGTGATTGCTCCATTAGGTTGACTTTGTGGTTCCCTGATGTTCGGTCAATCACGAAAACGCATACCACCAAGGGTCAGATTTGGACCACCAAATTAACAGATGATTTGGGTTCGTTTAGAATGGCTAAGTTTCAAAGCTTTGATCATAGCTAG